The following proteins come from a genomic window of Salvia hispanica cultivar TCC Black 2014 chromosome 4, UniMelb_Shisp_WGS_1.0, whole genome shotgun sequence:
- the LOC125218316 gene encoding heterogeneous nuclear ribonucleoprotein 1-like, whose translation MDDSEQNKLFVGGISWDTTDDVLRDHFGNYGVVLGSVIARDRDSGRPRGFAFVTFSESSAVDRALQDSHQILSRTVEVKRAIPRSEQQSQQHNNRGLSRNNSRANCRSNEQFRTKKIFVGGLSANLTEEEFRGYFENFGRITDVVVMHDNLTHRPRGFGFITFDSEDSVEEVMQKNFHELTGKLVEVKRAVPKDGLGSGSVGYNGRLGGGRSPTSFNSYQQGSYTPYSSRFGYFPGYGGNVAGYPYGAGIFGGGYPPSGGYGGISYGLAPIAPRSPWNPAMVGVRGSFLPYGSCAPVYPSYVNGGPGVMGLSINGYGGILGGDAQHTAESTPPQTGINNVDANSFGSGRNFGGVASKQSHRVSDMSYQAANSS comes from the exons ATGGACGATTCGGAGCAGAATAAGCTGTTTGTCGGGGGCATTTCGTGGGACACGACGGACGATGTGCTCAGGGACCATTTCGGCAACTACGGCGTCGTTTTGGGCTCCGTGATTGCTCGGGATCGGGATTCCGGTCGCCCCAGGGGCTTCGCTTTCGTCACCTTTTCCGAATCTTCCGCCGTCGACCGCGCTCTGCAGGATTCCCATCAAATTCTCAGCAGAACG GTGGAAGTCAAAAGGGCCATTCCCAGAAGCGAACAACAAAGTCAACAACACAATAACAGGGGATTGAGTAGGAATAACAGTAGGGCTAACTGTAGGAGCAACGAGCAGTTTAGGACGAAGAAGATTTTTGTAGGGGGTTTATCGGCTAACTTGACTGAAGAAGAATTCAGAGGTTACTTTGAGAACTTTGGTAGGATTACTGATGTAGTTGTGATGCATGATAATCTGACTCATAGGCCGAGGGGATTTGGTTTTATTACCTTTGACTCAGAGGATTCTGTAGAGGAAGTTATGCAGAAGAATTTCCACGAATTGACTGGAAAGCTTGTTGAGGTTAAAAGGGCTGTGCCAAAGGATGGACTTGGTAGTGGTAGCGTTGGTTATAATGGAAGATTAGGTGGCGGAAGGAGCCCTACTAGCTTCAATTCTTATCAGCAGGGGAGTTACACACCTTATAGTTCTAGATTTGGGTATTTCCCTGGTTACGGTGGTAATGTGGCTGGCTACCCATATGGAGCTGGGATATTTGGTGGTGGATATCCTCCTTCTGGAGGGTATGGTGGAATTAGTTACGGTCTCGCTCCAATTGCTCCGAGGAGTCCTTGGAATCCAGCGATGGTTGGTGTCAGGGGAAGTTTCCTGCCTTATGGAAGTTGTGCTCCTGTCTATCCCTCCTATGTGAATGGCGGGCCTGGAGTGATGGGACTGTCTATTAACGGATATGGTGGGATCTTGGGTGGAGATGCTCAACACACAGCTGAATCAACACCCCCTCAGACTGGTATAAATAATGTAGATGCCAATTCTTTTGGTTCTGGAAGAAACTTTGGAGGTGTGGCTAGCAAACAGAGTCACAGAGTTAGTGATATGTCTTACCAAGCTGCTAACTCAAGCTGA
- the LOC125218531 gene encoding AP2-like ethylene-responsive transcription factor CRL5, with protein MIVNQNPTKEMKDMNDDGDINTWLGFSLSPHMKIEHHFSSHAPPTTTSYLTIDDAVMPLKSDGSLCLMEAVAPQPKLEDFLGAASNPAMDFYTHQNHYFSTNYTFYHHHQIPEEETFKAWEENAMRSNEIQSLSLSMSPGSQSSCITASRPAAAMGSKKRGPEKQKHTVHRKSIDTFGQRTSQYRGVTRHRWTGRYEAHLWDNSCKKEGQTRKGRQVYLGGYDMEDKAARAYDLAALKYWGPSTHINFGLENYHQELEDMKNMSRQEYVAHLRRKSSGFSRGASIYRGVTRHHQHGRWQARIGRVAGNKDLYLGTFSTQEEAAEAYDIAAIKFRGVNAVTNFDISRYDVEKIMASNTLPTGEVARRTKEGRSSAEVASVEEPPLAVAARVEHVSNACEWKMVPYNDAPGQGQGHQGSVGVGSLEVKTLNLGSYQSPTFSTGLHDLIGLDTSQRAVHESTTTTMAPHFSNASSLVTSLSSSREASPDRYGDGPSRFVGPPSNMGGWIPTAQLRPVLLTTAQLPAFASWNDA; from the exons ATGATTGTGAACCAAAACCcaacaaaagaaatgaaagaCATGAACGACGACGGCGACATCAACACCTGGCTCGgcttctccctctctccccACATGAAAATCGAACACCACTTCTCCTCCCACGCCCctcccaccaccacctcctACCTCACCATCGACGACGCCGTGATGCCCCTCAAATCCGACGGCTCCCTCTGCCTCATGGAAGCCGTCGCCCCGCAGCCCAAACTCGAGGACTTCCTCGGCGCCGCCTCCAACCCAGCCATGGACTTTTACACCCACCAAAACCACTACTTCTCCACCAACTACACCTTCTACCACCACCATCAAATCCCAGAAGAGGAAACCTTCAAAGCATGGGAGGAGAATGCCATGAGGTCGAATGAAATCCAATCGCTGAGCTTGTCGATGAGCCCGGGCTCGCAGTCCAGCTGCATCACCGCGTCACGGCCGGCTGCGGCCATGGGAAGCAAGAAGAGAGGGCCGGAGAAGCAGAAGCACACTGTTCACCGCAAGTCCATCGACACATTTGGCCAGAGAACTTCTCAGTATAGAGGCGTCACAag ACATCGTTGGACGGGTAGGTATGAAGCTCACTTGTGGGATAACAGTTGCAAGAAGGAGGGGCAGACCAGAAAAGGAAGACAAG TCTATCTTG gTGGTTATGATATGGAAGACAAAGCTGCCAGAGCTTATGATCTTGCTGCTCTTAAATACTGGGGCCCTTCTACCCACATCAATTTTGGG CTCGAGAATTACCATCAAGAACTCGAGGATATGAAGAACATGAGCCGACAAGAATATGTCGCCCACTTGAGAAG GAAAAGCAGTGGTTTTTCTAGGGGAGCTTCGATATACAGAGGTGTAACAAG GCATCACCAGCATGGTAGATGGCAGGCGAGGATCGGTCGTGTTGCTGGAAACAAGGATCTCTACCTTGGAACATTCA GCACGCAGGAGGAGGCAGCCGAGGCTTACGACATCGCGGCGATCAAGTTCCGGGGTGTGAACGCGGTCACCAACTTCGACATTTCCCGGTACGACGTGGAGAAGATCATGGCCAGCAACACTCTGCCCACCGGGGAGGTGGCCCGGAGGACCAAGGAGGGGAGGTCTTCCGCTGAGGTTGCGTCCGTTGAGGAGCCGCCCCTTGCTGTTGCTGCTCGGGTCGAGCATGTTTCCAACGCGTGTGAATGGAAGATGGTGCCCTACAACGATGCCCCGGGGCAGGGGCAGGGGCATCAAGGGAGCGTTGGCGTTGGCTCGCTTGAGGTGAAGACGTTGAATCTCGGGAGCTATCAAAGCCCTACGTTCTCCACTGGCCTGCACGATTTAATTGGTCTCGACACGAGCCAGAGGGCAGTGCATGAGTcgaccaccaccaccatgGCGCCCCACTTCTCGAACGCATCGTCCTTAGTCACTAGCTTGAGTAGCTCAAGGGAGGCTAGCCCCGATAGGTACGGGGACGGCCCTAGTAGGTTCGTGGGCCCCCCTAGCAACATGGGAGGGTGGATCCCGACTGCTCAGCTCAGGCCGGTGCTGCTCACCACGGCCCAGTTGCCAGCCTTTGCCTCATGGAACGACGCCTGA